The Metabacillus schmidteae genome has a segment encoding these proteins:
- a CDS encoding ABC transporter substrate-binding protein, giving the protein MKKLISVFTIMAVLLLSACGLNGGGGSTEQATSDSGKSESNGGKKTLEFWHIDPGEKEAVYEEAVARFEEKHPDVDVKVLRIPNDAYKQKLSVAMSGNDAPDVFHSWGGGWLKNFVDQGKVYDITDATDKSHFNELALNNATYDGKVYGMPLSLTIDVIFYNKELFEKFGLEAPKTYDELLNVIDTLKENEVVPIALANQTKWPGAYIFMNFASRIAGPELFDSAFKRQGRGFDDPDYVQAGKYIQELVERDAFNPGFNGVPYDEGQGRQLLYSGKAAMMDMSLSFLNNVREEAPEFEEKMDFFLFPTVPGGKGDQTHVGANTGPVWSVAQNSENPDLATELVKELTSTETAQNYTDRTGSLAAVKDVVPADEFTKRFYDVLQQATHLQMPYDQTLPPELAELHKDTTQAIFGLDMTPEEAAKKMEAKAKEVLE; this is encoded by the coding sequence ATGAAGAAATTAATATCTGTTTTCACAATTATGGCTGTTTTACTACTAAGTGCATGTGGGCTCAACGGGGGTGGCGGCTCTACAGAGCAAGCAACATCAGACTCTGGTAAAAGTGAATCAAATGGCGGGAAAAAGACACTTGAATTCTGGCATATTGATCCAGGTGAAAAAGAGGCGGTTTATGAAGAAGCTGTTGCAAGATTCGAGGAAAAACATCCAGATGTCGACGTGAAAGTACTACGAATTCCGAACGATGCGTATAAACAAAAGTTATCAGTTGCCATGTCAGGTAATGATGCACCAGATGTGTTTCACAGCTGGGGTGGCGGCTGGCTAAAGAATTTCGTGGATCAAGGAAAAGTTTATGATATTACAGATGCAACTGATAAATCTCATTTCAATGAGCTTGCTCTTAATAACGCGACCTATGATGGGAAAGTGTATGGCATGCCTTTAAGCTTGACGATTGATGTTATTTTCTATAATAAAGAGCTATTTGAAAAGTTTGGACTTGAGGCACCAAAAACATATGATGAGTTATTAAATGTTATTGATACATTAAAAGAAAATGAAGTTGTCCCAATTGCGCTAGCTAATCAAACAAAATGGCCGGGTGCTTACATCTTTATGAATTTTGCTAGTAGAATTGCTGGACCGGAATTATTTGATAGTGCCTTCAAGCGACAAGGGAGAGGCTTTGATGATCCAGATTATGTTCAGGCTGGAAAATATATTCAAGAACTAGTAGAAAGAGATGCATTCAATCCAGGCTTTAATGGTGTCCCGTATGATGAAGGTCAAGGGCGTCAATTATTATACTCTGGCAAGGCAGCGATGATGGATATGTCCCTTTCTTTCTTAAATAATGTTAGGGAAGAAGCGCCTGAATTTGAGGAGAAAATGGATTTCTTCTTATTCCCAACAGTTCCTGGCGGTAAAGGAGACCAAACTCATGTGGGAGCAAATACAGGTCCAGTTTGGTCTGTAGCACAAAACAGTGAGAATCCAGATTTAGCAACTGAATTGGTAAAAGAACTAACTAGCACAGAAACAGCACAAAACTATACGGATAGAACTGGTTCCTTAGCTGCAGTTAAAGATGTAGTTCCAGCGGATGAATTCACTAAACGTTTTTACGATGTGTTACAACAAGCAACTCACTTACAAATGCCTTATGACCAAACACTTCCACCAGAGTTAGCAGAATTACACAAAGATACAACTCAAGCGATCTTTGGGCTGGACATGACACCTGAGGAAGCAGCAAAGAAAATGGAAGCAAAAGCTAAAGAGGTTTTAGAGTAA
- a CDS encoding carbohydrate ABC transporter permease codes for MDTSVKVAENRTIVKQISRTQKKLRSALTIGAFVAPAIIIYAVYVLFPIFSTLMYSFYEWDGMGVGVFVGLQNYVDLFKDAIFWRALTNNTWVVLTSVFAQIPLGLIMALMLFAPIKGIKFFGSVYFFPFLMSTVAIGLLWVLMFDPINGIINSIINLFGFENVSWLSETNTALFAVLLVIVWQFAPFYMILFKAAIVGISDELYEAAEIDGANPFQKFFHITLPLLMPTIVSSSILAIVGSLKAFDIFYIMTGGGPNHGTELLGTYMFKQAFINFNMGYASAIAFVMFFLALFVTIIIQVMDHLRKKKGAYGI; via the coding sequence ATGGATACATCTGTAAAAGTGGCTGAAAATAGGACGATTGTCAAACAGATATCACGTACACAGAAAAAATTAAGAAGCGCTTTAACCATTGGCGCATTCGTTGCCCCAGCGATTATTATTTATGCTGTCTATGTATTGTTCCCGATTTTTTCCACCCTCATGTATAGCTTTTATGAATGGGACGGCATGGGTGTAGGAGTATTTGTAGGATTACAAAATTATGTGGATCTTTTTAAAGACGCAATTTTCTGGAGAGCTCTCACAAATAATACATGGGTTGTATTAACTTCGGTTTTTGCTCAAATCCCTCTAGGTTTAATCATGGCACTTATGTTGTTTGCTCCAATTAAAGGAATTAAATTCTTTGGTAGTGTTTATTTCTTTCCATTTCTCATGTCAACTGTTGCGATCGGTTTGTTATGGGTCTTAATGTTTGATCCAATAAATGGGATTATTAATAGTATCATTAATCTATTTGGCTTTGAAAATGTTTCGTGGCTAAGTGAAACAAATACCGCATTATTTGCTGTATTATTAGTTATCGTTTGGCAATTCGCTCCATTTTATATGATTCTATTTAAGGCTGCCATTGTTGGAATATCTGATGAATTATATGAAGCAGCTGAAATTGATGGTGCAAATCCTTTCCAAAAGTTTTTTCACATTACATTACCGCTTCTCATGCCAACGATTGTAAGCTCTTCTATTCTAGCAATTGTAGGATCGTTAAAAGCGTTTGATATTTTCTATATTATGACAGGTGGAGGTCCTAACCACGGAACGGAATTATTAGGGACTTATATGTTTAAACAGGCGTTTATTAACTTCAATATGGGTTATGCAAGTGCGATTGCCTTTGTTATGTTCTTTTTAGCCTTATTCGTTACGATTATTATTCAGGTGATGGATCATTTACGTAAAAAGAAGGGAGCCTACGGAATATGA
- a CDS encoding carbohydrate ABC transporter permease has product MTMGFKKLPLYMIAVMLLVFTGFPFIYMISTSLKSRSQFFEEPFALFSSFNFENFQSVFEMGLTRYFLNSMLVSVVAVFVVMLVAALASYPLSRMKFKLNKVLFLLFISGMMLPIHATLIPIFKLTQSMGVFDTVWALLGPYIAFSLPISIFILTQFMQEIPKSLEEAAKMDGCNHFGIFWRVILPMLTPALMTVLIYNFIHLWNEFIFALVLISSPENMTLPLGLQDFRGEFSVNIPGLMAALTLASLPILVVYLFSQEKVVKGLAGGAVKG; this is encoded by the coding sequence ATGACGATGGGATTTAAGAAACTACCTCTCTATATGATTGCCGTTATGTTGTTAGTCTTCACTGGTTTTCCTTTCATTTATATGATTTCAACTTCACTCAAGTCACGAAGTCAGTTTTTTGAGGAACCATTTGCATTATTTTCATCGTTTAATTTTGAAAATTTTCAATCTGTTTTTGAAATGGGTTTAACCCGCTACTTTTTAAATAGCATGCTGGTATCCGTTGTAGCTGTTTTTGTTGTAATGCTTGTAGCGGCATTAGCAAGCTACCCTTTAAGCAGAATGAAATTTAAATTAAACAAAGTTTTATTTTTACTATTTATATCAGGAATGATGTTGCCTATCCATGCTACTCTTATCCCGATTTTTAAACTCACACAAAGCATGGGAGTTTTTGATACAGTATGGGCTTTATTAGGACCATATATTGCTTTTAGTCTACCAATCTCAATCTTTATTTTGACTCAGTTTATGCAGGAAATTCCAAAATCATTAGAGGAAGCAGCAAAAATGGATGGTTGTAACCATTTTGGTATCTTCTGGAGAGTGATTTTGCCAATGTTAACACCAGCGTTGATGACCGTATTGATCTATAACTTTATCCACCTATGGAACGAATTTATTTTTGCTCTTGTTTTAATTTCAAGCCCAGAGAACATGACATTACCTTTAGGTCTACAAGACTTTAGAGGAGAGTTCTCAGTTAATATCCCTGGTCTTATGGCCGCCTTAACATTAGCAAGCTTGCCTATCCTTGTTGTGTATCTTTTCTCTCAAGAAAAAGTTGTAAAAGGTTTAGCAGGAGGAGCAGTAAAAGGATAA
- a CDS encoding Gfo/Idh/MocA family protein produces MSKIKVGVIGCGSIARRRHLIEFANNESVEIVAVCDIVETRAVEMAEKYGAMAYTHYEEVLQLEEVDVISVCLPNDLHAPVSIAALNAGKHVLCEKPMATSRKEAEEMIETAKRNNKTLMIAHNQRFVSSHQKVKQLIESGEIGKIYSFRTTFGHPGPEKWSIDGRNSWFFDKKQAFIGALGDLGVHKSDLIRYLLGEVAEVSAFVETSAKEDTDIDDNAVAVLKMESGVIGTLTASWSYVTGGDNSTVIYAENAVLKLEDDPDHSLIVQYKNGEVVKYQLDKIQSNEEGGQTNTHVIDHFIDAISNNKAPLITGEEGRKSLDVILAALESNETRKVVKVNKIPVA; encoded by the coding sequence ATGTCAAAGATTAAAGTTGGGGTTATTGGTTGTGGTAGTATTGCGAGAAGACGTCACCTAATCGAGTTTGCGAATAATGAAAGTGTTGAAATTGTAGCGGTGTGTGATATTGTGGAAACGCGTGCAGTGGAAATGGCTGAAAAATATGGAGCAATGGCTTATACACACTACGAAGAAGTGCTTCAACTTGAAGAAGTAGATGTAATAAGTGTTTGTTTACCAAATGATCTTCACGCTCCTGTTTCAATTGCAGCATTAAATGCAGGTAAACATGTTCTTTGTGAGAAACCTATGGCTACGTCTAGAAAAGAAGCAGAAGAAATGATAGAAACTGCAAAACGGAATAATAAAACGTTAATGATTGCACATAATCAACGCTTTGTATCATCTCATCAAAAAGTAAAACAGCTAATAGAAAGCGGCGAAATTGGAAAGATTTATAGTTTCAGAACAACGTTTGGTCACCCTGGACCTGAGAAATGGAGCATCGATGGAAGAAATAGCTGGTTCTTTGATAAAAAACAGGCATTCATCGGTGCACTAGGAGATTTAGGAGTCCATAAATCAGATTTAATTCGTTACTTACTAGGAGAAGTGGCGGAGGTTAGTGCATTTGTTGAAACATCTGCGAAAGAAGATACAGACATAGATGATAACGCAGTTGCAGTTTTAAAAATGGAATCAGGTGTTATTGGAACATTAACAGCAAGTTGGTCTTATGTAACGGGTGGTGATAACTCTACTGTTATTTACGCTGAAAATGCTGTATTAAAGTTAGAGGATGACCCGGATCATTCACTAATTGTCCAATATAAAAATGGAGAAGTTGTAAAGTACCAACTTGATAAAATCCAATCAAATGAAGAGGGTGGTCAAACAAATACTCATGTTATAGATCACTTCATAGACGCGATCAGCAATAACAAAGCTCCACTTATTACTGGTGAAGAAGGGAGAAAATCCCTTGATGTTATATTAGCAGCACTTGAATCGAATGAAACGAGAAAAGTGGTGAAGGTAAATAAAATTCCAGTTGCATAA
- a CDS encoding response regulator transcription factor — protein MNNYTVLVVDDDKEIREAIEIYLKNEGLTVLLAGDGVEAIERLRESEVHLIILDVMMPRMDGISATFKIREQKNIPIIILSAKSEDTDKILGLQVGADDYVTKPFNPLELIARVKSQLRRYVKLGHFEGRNRTIDLNGLTIDQEAKEVAVNGEAVKLTPIEYKIVELLMMNAGRVFSISEIYERVWQEPCYNAENTVAVHIRKIREKIEIDPKNPRYLKVVWGIGYKMEK, from the coding sequence ATGAACAATTATACTGTGCTAGTTGTAGATGATGATAAAGAAATCCGTGAGGCGATTGAAATATATTTAAAAAATGAAGGTTTGACTGTGTTATTAGCTGGTGATGGCGTAGAGGCAATTGAACGTTTAAGAGAAAGTGAAGTTCACTTAATCATTCTTGATGTCATGATGCCAAGAATGGATGGAATTTCTGCAACGTTTAAAATTCGTGAGCAAAAAAACATTCCGATAATTATTTTGAGTGCAAAAAGTGAAGATACAGATAAGATTCTAGGTTTACAAGTTGGAGCGGATGATTATGTGACCAAACCCTTTAATCCTTTAGAACTTATAGCACGAGTGAAGTCTCAACTTCGAAGATATGTAAAATTAGGTCACTTTGAAGGAAGAAATCGAACGATAGATTTAAACGGTTTAACGATCGATCAGGAGGCAAAGGAAGTGGCTGTGAACGGAGAGGCTGTAAAATTAACTCCGATTGAATATAAAATTGTTGAATTATTAATGATGAATGCTGGTCGTGTGTTCTCTATTTCGGAAATTTACGAACGTGTGTGGCAGGAACCATGTTATAACGCGGAAAATACGGTGGCTGTCCACATTCGAAAAATTCGCGAAAAAATTGAAATCGACCCTAAAAATCCAAGATATTTAAAGGTGGTATGGGGCATTGGATACAAAATGGAAAAATAG
- a CDS encoding sensor histidine kinase, translating to MDTKWKNRVVMLLWLILFTYGISGVLTALVNDNDYLKTNYFKTSQYESTVGTFMSYLQAFEFSYQQKEEVKRNLTVAQEEIDEYRYRYGELTDQIQSIKDQYQYKIEEAKASGNEDVANVYIKERDTKLEDITKNFESDEYVEEKIIKEKEKRVDEYYKELEGYRNDYKVYDEAFAYYLKNTATGEIYTNLPSKNTREADAAFKAENMLYVNSYPANNVNYLGVREESLIYGYEDVMTNINTNALYEGKIGLRKGVSNANPIMASYHNFNDHRIVFWIYSIGALLSLIISIIMARKMAIFQRIKSHSLKKYYDRLPIDVTFGLFGITAIISLLLIDEFPHYYDYFSFRDLLYRFFMMVFFLGITIVQWIYLLPILKEIHSNKGLLKHSITYHLMKMIRDAFSNRRVGTQVFLVLTIVFMFGLGAAVVVVEPRFLLIYFPALLVVALPMFIFLIKRIGYYNKIIRHTSSLTKGQFEADLKVVGKTSLATLARDINQLKHGVKTSRKEQVKSERLKTELITNVSHDLRTPLTSIITYSELLKNGELSDDERSTYIEIIDRKSKRLKVLIDDLFEASKMASGNIELSKAKVDVVQLLQQALAEYNETIQSSTVQFRVTNPDTPVFAYIDGQKLWRVFENLIGNILKYSLENTRAYIAIKLENQQILITFKNISKYELSDDINELFERFKRGDESRHTEGSGLGLAIAKSIIDLHEGQLEIDVDGDLFKVTIILDALDS from the coding sequence TTGGATACAAAATGGAAAAATAGAGTGGTCATGCTTTTATGGTTGATTTTGTTTACATATGGAATTAGTGGGGTGTTAACCGCACTTGTAAATGATAATGATTATTTAAAGACAAACTATTTTAAAACTTCACAATATGAAAGTACCGTCGGAACATTCATGAGTTATCTTCAGGCATTTGAGTTTTCTTATCAACAGAAGGAAGAGGTTAAAAGAAACCTTACAGTTGCTCAGGAAGAAATCGATGAATATCGTTATCGTTATGGTGAGTTAACTGATCAAATCCAGAGCATAAAGGATCAGTATCAATATAAAATTGAAGAGGCTAAAGCAAGTGGAAATGAAGATGTTGCCAATGTTTATATAAAAGAACGTGACACAAAACTTGAAGACATAACCAAAAACTTTGAAAGTGATGAATATGTTGAAGAAAAAATTATAAAAGAAAAAGAAAAAAGAGTGGATGAATATTATAAAGAATTAGAAGGATATCGAAATGATTACAAAGTATATGATGAGGCATTTGCCTATTATTTAAAAAATACAGCCACAGGTGAGATCTATACAAATCTACCGTCTAAGAATACTAGGGAAGCCGATGCAGCTTTTAAGGCTGAAAATATGCTTTATGTAAACTCCTACCCTGCTAACAATGTCAATTATTTAGGTGTTCGAGAAGAATCACTTATTTATGGCTACGAAGATGTTATGACAAATATAAATACAAATGCTTTATATGAAGGGAAAATTGGACTTCGTAAAGGTGTATCAAATGCAAATCCCATCATGGCTTCTTACCATAATTTTAATGATCACAGAATTGTATTCTGGATTTATTCGATTGGTGCCCTCTTGTCACTTATAATTAGCATCATTATGGCAAGAAAAATGGCAATTTTTCAAAGAATAAAATCCCATAGCTTAAAGAAATATTATGATCGTTTACCAATTGATGTGACCTTTGGGTTGTTTGGAATCACAGCAATCATTTCCTTACTATTAATTGATGAGTTCCCTCATTATTATGACTATTTTTCTTTTAGGGACCTGCTATATAGATTTTTTATGATGGTCTTTTTTCTAGGAATAACAATTGTCCAATGGATATATTTATTACCAATATTAAAAGAAATACATTCAAATAAAGGGTTGCTAAAACATTCAATTACGTATCACCTAATGAAAATGATTCGGGATGCATTTTCAAATCGCAGAGTGGGAACTCAAGTGTTCCTTGTTCTGACAATCGTGTTTATGTTTGGCTTAGGAGCTGCTGTAGTGGTTGTTGAACCGAGGTTTTTACTTATCTACTTTCCAGCACTGCTTGTAGTGGCCTTGCCGATGTTCATTTTCTTGATAAAAAGAATTGGATACTATAATAAGATTATCCGACATACATCTTCCCTAACAAAGGGACAATTTGAAGCAGATTTGAAGGTTGTTGGAAAAACTTCTCTTGCTACTCTCGCCAGGGATATTAATCAATTAAAACATGGTGTGAAAACCTCGCGGAAAGAACAGGTGAAGAGCGAGCGATTGAAAACTGAATTAATTACAAATGTAAGCCATGATCTGCGGACACCCTTAACATCCATCATTACGTATTCTGAGTTATTAAAAAATGGGGAGCTTTCAGATGATGAACGTTCAACATATATTGAAATAATTGATCGTAAGTCAAAAAGATTAAAAGTGCTAATTGATGATTTATTTGAAGCATCGAAAATGGCCAGTGGAAACATTGAATTATCGAAGGCAAAGGTTGATGTTGTCCAACTTCTTCAACAGGCTCTTGCTGAATACAATGAAACAATTCAGTCTTCAACTGTTCAATTTCGTGTAACAAATCCTGATACACCTGTTTTTGCATATATAGATGGACAAAAGTTGTGGAGAGTTTTTGAAAATTTAATAGGAAATATACTGAAATATTCTTTAGAGAATACAAGGGCATATATAGCTATTAAGCTTGAAAATCAACAAATTTTGATCACGTTTAAAAATATTTCAAAGTATGAACTTAGTGATGATATTAATGAATTATTTGAAAGGTTTAAACGTGGAGATGAATCACGTCATACGGAAGGATCCGGTTTAGGTTTAGCCATAGCAAAATCAATTATTGATCTGCACGAAGGACAACTGGAAATTGATGTTGATGGAGATTTATTTAAAGTGACAATCATTTTAGATGCTTTAGATTCATAA
- the ppc gene encoding phosphoenolpyruvate carboxylase — translation MTTRIEANDSSLPLRRDVKSLGHILGEIIVHHGGTELLDKVEKLRMMAKSLRSNFDKQVYDEMKNEIVNLDPPMRKQIIRAFSIYFHLINAAESNHRIRRRREYQLQDDHVVQSASIESAILSLKENNIDEETIQNVLNTLSLELVITAHPTEATKRSVIEIQKRISNILKNLDNTMLTKKERKKLEDSLLNEVTILWQTDELRHRKPTVMDEVRNGLYYFDQTFFDVLPDIHQDLEEGLSEQFPDHIWNVPNFLRFGSWIGGDRDGNPNVTPEVSWETLESHRELVLKKYRESLIEAMKRFSHSSTRVEISQELISNVEKEEELYLPAEKRWTVETEVYRRKIAIILARLEEVGKSDIGYKAADELLDDLYLIQRSVDAHQPARRELKMLKKFIRQVQLFGFHLATLDIRNHSGEHEAAITEILRKVKVADDYAALSEEEKIKVLENVLKDPRPVLLLNEDYSKETQEMLKVFTMIKKAHETFGKKSILVYLVSMTQAASDLLEVLVLAKEAGIYRLHADGSVESHLNVAPLLETVDDLIAGPKIMETLFTMDVYRNHLKIHGDSQEIMLGYSDGSKDGGTLTANWKLYNAQLEIHDMAKSYNIGLKFFHGRGGSLGRGGGPLNRSILSQPAETLGDGVKITEQGEVLSSRYLIEDIAYRSLEQATSTLIEASVNLSKESEQQHLREQAWENAMEEISNVSLKKYQSLVFQDPDFLTYFTEATPLNELGELNIGSRPMKRKNRNRFEDLRAIPWVFAWTQSRQLLPAWYAAGTGLEDFASKSEENLQLLKRMYNEWTFFRSTIDNLQMALMKADITTAKEYTSLVNNKEIADRIFGNIMEEYEKTKAILLQITDDEELLDHTPNIKESVHRRNPYVDPLNFLQVELIKQLRQQEEPNEELLTEVLLTISGIAAGLRNTG, via the coding sequence ATGACAACAAGAATAGAAGCGAATGACAGCAGTCTTCCGTTACGCCGTGATGTAAAATCTCTAGGGCATATTCTAGGTGAAATTATTGTTCATCATGGAGGAACGGAACTACTTGATAAAGTTGAAAAATTAAGAATGATGGCGAAGTCTCTTCGAAGTAATTTCGATAAACAGGTCTATGACGAAATGAAAAATGAAATTGTGAATTTAGATCCGCCGATGCGAAAGCAAATCATTCGAGCTTTTTCGATTTATTTCCATCTTATTAATGCCGCAGAATCTAATCACCGAATACGTCGTCGTCGTGAATATCAGCTCCAAGATGATCATGTAGTCCAATCCGCATCAATTGAAAGTGCCATTCTTTCTTTAAAGGAAAATAACATTGATGAGGAAACGATCCAAAATGTCTTGAACACATTATCTCTTGAACTTGTGATTACTGCGCATCCTACGGAAGCAACTAAGCGTTCAGTTATTGAGATTCAAAAACGAATTAGCAATATATTGAAAAATCTTGACAATACAATGTTAACGAAGAAAGAACGCAAAAAATTAGAGGATAGTTTGTTAAATGAGGTAACAATTTTATGGCAAACAGATGAGCTGCGTCATCGAAAGCCAACTGTTATGGATGAAGTTCGTAATGGTCTGTATTACTTTGACCAAACATTCTTTGATGTATTACCGGATATTCACCAAGACCTTGAGGAAGGACTTTCTGAACAATTCCCTGATCATATATGGAATGTGCCGAATTTCTTACGCTTTGGATCCTGGATTGGTGGAGATAGAGATGGAAACCCGAATGTAACACCGGAAGTTTCGTGGGAAACATTAGAAAGCCACCGTGAGCTTGTTCTCAAAAAGTATAGAGAGTCATTAATTGAAGCTATGAAGCGCTTCAGCCATTCTTCTACACGTGTAGAAATCAGTCAAGAGCTGATCTCAAATGTTGAGAAAGAAGAGGAACTATACTTACCTGCTGAAAAACGGTGGACAGTTGAAACAGAAGTTTATCGCCGTAAAATCGCTATCATATTAGCTCGACTGGAAGAAGTTGGAAAATCTGATATCGGGTATAAAGCTGCAGACGAGCTACTGGATGACCTTTATTTAATTCAGAGAAGTGTTGATGCACATCAACCGGCAAGACGCGAATTGAAAATGCTAAAGAAATTTATTCGCCAAGTACAGTTATTTGGGTTCCATTTAGCAACACTTGATATTCGAAATCACAGCGGTGAGCATGAAGCAGCGATTACTGAAATTTTACGTAAAGTAAAAGTAGCAGATGATTATGCAGCACTTAGTGAAGAAGAAAAAATAAAAGTATTGGAAAATGTTCTAAAGGATCCACGCCCTGTATTACTTTTAAACGAAGATTATTCAAAAGAAACACAGGAAATGTTAAAAGTCTTTACAATGATCAAGAAAGCACATGAAACATTCGGGAAAAAATCAATTCTTGTGTATTTAGTAAGTATGACACAAGCTGCAAGCGATCTTCTTGAAGTGTTAGTTTTGGCTAAAGAAGCTGGTATTTATCGATTACATGCAGACGGCTCAGTGGAAAGTCATTTAAATGTTGCTCCACTTCTTGAAACGGTGGATGATTTAATTGCGGGTCCTAAAATTATGGAGACATTATTTACGATGGATGTATATCGCAATCATTTAAAAATTCATGGTGATTCTCAGGAAATCATGCTTGGATATTCAGATGGAAGTAAAGATGGTGGAACACTTACAGCAAACTGGAAGCTATATAATGCACAGCTTGAAATCCATGATATGGCGAAAAGCTATAATATCGGGTTGAAATTCTTCCATGGACGCGGAGGTTCTTTAGGTCGTGGCGGCGGTCCGCTGAACCGTAGTATTTTATCACAACCTGCAGAAACATTGGGTGATGGTGTTAAAATTACTGAGCAGGGTGAGGTTTTATCTTCACGTTATTTAATTGAGGATATTGCTTATCGTAGTTTAGAGCAAGCAACTTCTACCTTAATTGAAGCTTCTGTTAACTTATCAAAAGAATCAGAGCAGCAGCATTTACGTGAACAAGCATGGGAAAATGCTATGGAAGAAATCTCAAATGTTTCCTTGAAAAAGTACCAATCACTCGTTTTCCAAGACCCTGATTTCTTAACATATTTTACAGAGGCAACACCTTTAAATGAATTAGGAGAATTAAACATTGGTTCACGACCAATGAAACGTAAAAACCGTAATCGTTTTGAGGATTTACGTGCGATTCCTTGGGTATTTGCATGGACACAAAGTCGTCAGCTATTACCTGCTTGGTATGCAGCTGGTACAGGGTTGGAGGATTTTGCATCTAAGAGTGAAGAAAACTTACAGCTTTTAAAACGTATGTACAATGAATGGACATTCTTCCGCTCCACAATTGACAATCTGCAAATGGCATTAATGAAGGCAGATATTACAACTGCCAAGGAATATACATCTCTAGTGAATAATAAAGAAATAGCAGATCGTATCTTTGGAAATATCATGGAAGAATATGAAAAAACAAAGGCAATTCTTCTCCAAATTACTGATGATGAAGAATTATTAGATCATACACCAAATATTAAAGAATCTGTACACCGTAGAAACCCATATGTTGATCCGTTAAACTTCTTACAAGTAGAACTCATTAAGCAACTTCGTCAGCAAGAAGAGCCTAATGAAGAATTATTAACAGAAGTATTATTGACCATTAGCGGTATTGCAGCAGGTCTACGTAACACAGGCTGA
- a CDS encoding FMN-dependent NADH-azoreductase, with the protein MAKILYITAHPHDDKVSFSMAAGKAFIDSYREANPNDEIVHIDLYKEHIPHIDVDVFSGWGKLQTGKGFEELSEEEKTKVGRLNELSEQFISGDKYVFVTPLWNFSFPPVMKAYIDSVAVAGKTFKYTAEGPIGLLTDKKALHIQARGGIYSEGPAAEVEMGHRYLSVIMNFFGVPSFEGLFIEGHNAMPDKAEEIKTNGIARAKDLAKTF; encoded by the coding sequence ATGGCAAAAATATTATATATAACAGCACACCCACATGACGATAAGGTTTCATTTAGTATGGCAGCAGGGAAAGCATTTATTGATTCGTACAGAGAAGCCAACCCTAACGACGAAATTGTTCATATTGATTTATACAAAGAACATATTCCTCATATTGATGTTGACGTATTTAGCGGCTGGGGAAAATTACAAACAGGCAAAGGTTTTGAAGAGTTATCAGAAGAGGAAAAAACAAAAGTTGGCAGACTTAATGAATTAAGTGAACAGTTTATCTCCGGGGACAAATATGTATTTGTTACTCCATTGTGGAACTTTTCCTTTCCACCAGTTATGAAAGCATATATTGATTCTGTTGCTGTAGCAGGAAAAACGTTTAAATACACAGCTGAAGGTCCAATTGGTTTATTAACAGATAAAAAAGCACTTCATATTCAAGCAAGAGGGGGTATTTATTCCGAAGGACCAGCTGCAGAAGTTGAAATGGGTCATCGCTATTTAAGTGTAATCATGAATTTCTTCGGAGTACCTTCGTTTGAAGGATTATTTATTGAAGGTCACAACGCAATGCCTGATAAAGCCGAAGAAATTAAAACAAACGGAATTGCACGTGCAAAAGATTTAGCAAAGACTTTTTAA